A window of Hymenobacter aerilatus contains these coding sequences:
- a CDS encoding glycoside hydrolase family 43 protein yields the protein MRYNFAKKLLLVLLACCGKLYTASAQRPMVHNPIIYADVPDLSMIRVGDTYYMSSTTMHMTPGVPIMKSKDLVNWHLASYASDTLGNQDELALRNGKSTYGRGSWASSLRFHKGTYYVSTFAQTTGKTYIYSTKNIEKGPWKVSSFKPSYHDHSLFFDDDGRVYLVYGAGKLQLVELKADASGVKPGATEQVLIENASAPAGPNLGLPAEGSQLFKIKGKYYLFNITWPKGGMRTVVVHRADKLTGPYEGRVALQDLGVAQGGLVDTPDGQWFSYLFRDYGAVGRIPYLVPVTWTDGWPVLGDPAGKVPTTLTLPPSKGLLPGIVASDEFSRRKGEPALPLVWQWNHNPENALWSLTDRPGYLRLKTGRVDTTFLLARNTLTQRTIGPTSAGTTALDVSHLKDGDFAGLALLQKRYGLVGVESRNGQKSIVMVSAEMEKPVELQRLPLTQNTVYFKAECDFTERKDVATFFYSLDGNTWKAIGGPLKMAYTLPHFMGYRFGLFNYATKSPGGYADFDYFRITDKSTGAK from the coding sequence ATGAGATACAATTTTGCTAAGAAACTGCTGCTGGTCTTGCTGGCTTGCTGCGGGAAGTTATACACTGCTTCGGCCCAGCGCCCGATGGTGCACAACCCCATCATCTACGCCGACGTGCCAGACCTGTCGATGATTCGGGTAGGGGACACCTACTACATGAGCAGCACCACCATGCACATGACGCCGGGCGTGCCTATCATGAAGTCCAAGGACTTGGTGAACTGGCACCTGGCAAGCTACGCTTCCGACACGCTGGGCAACCAGGATGAGCTGGCGCTCCGCAACGGCAAGAGTACCTACGGCCGCGGCTCGTGGGCCAGCAGCCTGCGGTTTCATAAGGGCACGTACTACGTCTCCACATTTGCCCAAACCACCGGCAAAACCTATATCTACTCCACCAAGAACATCGAGAAGGGGCCCTGGAAGGTTTCGTCTTTCAAACCGAGCTACCACGACCATTCGCTGTTTTTCGACGACGATGGCCGCGTGTACTTGGTATACGGCGCTGGCAAGCTACAGCTGGTTGAGCTCAAGGCTGATGCCTCCGGCGTGAAGCCCGGTGCTACCGAGCAGGTACTCATTGAAAACGCCAGTGCCCCGGCCGGTCCCAACCTCGGCCTACCCGCCGAAGGCTCGCAGCTGTTCAAAATCAAGGGTAAATACTACCTCTTCAACATCACCTGGCCTAAGGGTGGCATGCGCACCGTAGTGGTGCACCGGGCCGACAAGCTCACCGGTCCCTACGAGGGCCGGGTAGCGCTGCAAGACCTAGGCGTGGCGCAGGGTGGCCTAGTAGATACTCCTGACGGCCAGTGGTTTTCCTACCTGTTTCGCGACTACGGCGCCGTGGGCCGTATCCCATACCTGGTACCCGTGACCTGGACCGATGGCTGGCCGGTATTGGGCGACCCAGCCGGCAAAGTTCCGACTACGCTGACCCTACCCCCCAGCAAGGGCCTGCTTCCGGGCATCGTGGCCTCGGATGAATTTAGCCGGCGCAAGGGCGAGCCTGCCCTGCCGCTGGTATGGCAGTGGAACCACAACCCCGAAAACGCCCTCTGGTCGCTCACCGACCGGCCCGGCTACCTGCGCCTCAAAACCGGCCGCGTAGATACCACTTTCCTGTTGGCCCGCAACACCCTCACTCAGCGCACTATTGGCCCTACCAGCGCCGGCACCACGGCCTTGGATGTGTCGCACCTGAAGGACGGTGATTTTGCCGGTCTGGCCCTGCTGCAAAAGCGCTACGGCCTGGTAGGGGTAGAGTCGCGCAACGGCCAGAAGTCCATCGTGATGGTCAGCGCCGAAATGGAGAAGCCCGTGGAGCTGCAACGCCTGCCGCTGACGCAGAACACGGTATACTTCAAGGCGGAATGCGACTTCACGGAGCGCAAAGACGTGGCCACGTTCTTCTACAGCCTCGATGGCAACACGTGGAAAGCCATCGGCGGTCCGCTCAAGATGGCCTACACGCTGCCGCATTTTATGGGCTACCGGTTCGGGCTGTTCAACTATGCCACCAAGAGCCCCGGTGGCTACGCTGATTTCGACTACTTCCGAATTACAGACAAGAGTACGGGCGCCAAGTAG
- a CDS encoding endo-1,4-beta-xylanase yields MQKKKRLLYLGLAGFCLGFMQKSEPALKDAYKKDFYVGAALNNRQISGQDAQATALIKQQFNTISPENLLKWGPVHPQPDKYNFKPADDYVAFGQQNRMFIVGHTLLWHQQTPNWVFEGENGQPASREVLLKRLEDHINTVVGRYKGKIGGWDVVNEAIDDQKGDLRKTKWVEILGEDFAAKAFEYAHKADPKAELYYNDYSLYRPEKREGVIKLVKGLQAKGIKVAAIGMQGHYGLTKPTIAQVEESIVAFSKLGVHVNFTELDIDVLPNPSRRQGADIAETFGADVKYNVYTTGLPDSVQQQLTKRYADLFALFRKHRDVIDRITLWGVTDSDSWLNDWPIKGRTSYPLLFNRQYQPKPAFRAVMQAAK; encoded by the coding sequence ATGCAAAAGAAAAAACGCCTGTTGTATCTCGGGTTGGCCGGGTTCTGTCTGGGGTTTATGCAGAAATCGGAGCCGGCGCTGAAAGATGCGTACAAGAAGGATTTTTATGTAGGGGCGGCGCTCAACAACCGCCAAATCAGTGGGCAAGACGCCCAGGCTACGGCCCTGATCAAGCAGCAATTCAACACCATCAGCCCCGAAAACCTGCTGAAGTGGGGCCCAGTGCACCCGCAGCCCGACAAATACAACTTCAAGCCTGCCGACGACTACGTGGCCTTTGGTCAACAAAACAGGATGTTCATCGTGGGCCACACGTTGCTATGGCATCAGCAAACGCCCAATTGGGTGTTTGAGGGTGAGAACGGCCAACCCGCTAGCCGCGAGGTGTTGCTGAAACGCCTGGAGGACCATATCAACACCGTAGTGGGCCGCTACAAAGGCAAAATTGGCGGTTGGGACGTGGTGAACGAGGCCATTGACGATCAGAAGGGTGACCTGCGCAAAACTAAGTGGGTAGAAATCCTGGGCGAAGACTTCGCCGCCAAAGCCTTTGAGTACGCCCACAAAGCCGACCCCAAGGCCGAGCTTTACTACAACGACTACAGCCTCTACCGTCCCGAAAAGCGCGAAGGCGTGATTAAGCTGGTGAAAGGCTTGCAGGCAAAAGGCATCAAGGTGGCAGCCATTGGGATGCAGGGCCACTACGGCCTTACCAAGCCGACCATTGCGCAGGTAGAGGAAAGCATTGTAGCTTTCTCTAAACTGGGTGTGCACGTTAACTTCACGGAACTGGACATCGATGTGCTGCCCAACCCCAGCCGTCGCCAGGGCGCCGACATTGCCGAGACCTTCGGCGCCGATGTCAAGTACAACGTCTACACCACCGGCCTACCCGACTCAGTGCAGCAGCAGCTCACCAAGCGCTACGCCGACCTGTTCGCGTTGTTCCGGAAGCACCGCGACGTTATCGACCGCATCACCTTATGGGGCGTCACCGATTCGGATTCCTGGCTGAATGACTGGCCCATTAAGGGCCGCACCAGCTACCCCCTGCTCTTCAACCGCCAATATCAGCCCAAGCCCGCTTTCCGGGCTGTGATGCAAGCGGCGAAGTAG
- a CDS encoding GMC oxidoreductase, which yields MKHTAYDLIVVGTGFASTFFLYQYLAKRPATEKILVLERGYPVPWAERVKEKRGEETAYTGQNPDWRSTFVNKQPRKDWMFTLGFGGSSHCWYACTPRFLPNDFRMKTLYGVGNDWPVQYEELDPYYEQVEDIMAVSGPADTPFPRKKAYAQPPHLFTEVDKLLHKKYGNLYINQPTARARVAMNGRNPCCASGVCSVCPVNAKFTIDNSNMGVYEDPRVELLTGAQVYGLELVQDRVRKVSFRRDNHDYHVAGEVVALGANALFNANILLNSGDTNAFTGQGLGEQLGLQAHVYLDKLENVGGSTWVNANGYMLYDGDHRREAAACLIESSNAPFFRPESGKWRQMASFRMVFEDLPTPENYVTTSDDVMQPAVFFGGPSAYAQRGIERMKQQLPEILSCLPVEKIIYNDPYATEAHILGTARMGTSAQDSVVDKHLRHHQYRNLFVLGASSFTTYTPANPTLTLSALSLLAADQSFSSTHSAT from the coding sequence ATGAAGCATACCGCATACGACCTTATTGTAGTGGGAACGGGATTCGCCTCCACGTTCTTTCTGTATCAATACCTTGCAAAACGTCCCGCCACGGAGAAAATCCTGGTGCTGGAACGCGGCTACCCGGTGCCCTGGGCAGAACGCGTGAAAGAGAAGCGGGGTGAGGAAACAGCTTACACGGGCCAGAATCCCGACTGGCGCAGCACGTTCGTAAACAAACAGCCCCGCAAGGATTGGATGTTTACGCTGGGGTTTGGGGGTAGCTCGCACTGCTGGTATGCCTGCACGCCCCGCTTCCTGCCCAACGATTTCCGGATGAAAACGCTCTACGGCGTGGGCAACGACTGGCCCGTGCAGTACGAGGAGCTAGACCCCTATTACGAGCAGGTGGAGGACATCATGGCCGTTTCTGGGCCAGCCGACACGCCTTTTCCCCGCAAGAAAGCCTACGCACAGCCACCCCACCTGTTTACGGAAGTAGATAAGCTGCTGCACAAGAAATACGGTAATCTCTACATCAATCAGCCTACGGCCCGCGCCCGCGTGGCCATGAATGGCCGCAACCCTTGCTGCGCCAGCGGCGTGTGCAGCGTGTGCCCGGTGAATGCCAAGTTTACCATCGACAACTCCAACATGGGGGTGTACGAAGACCCGCGCGTGGAGCTGCTAACGGGGGCACAGGTGTATGGCCTGGAGCTGGTGCAGGACCGGGTACGCAAGGTGAGCTTCCGCCGCGACAACCACGACTACCACGTGGCCGGTGAGGTAGTAGCGCTGGGGGCCAACGCCCTGTTCAACGCCAACATTTTGCTCAACTCCGGCGACACCAATGCCTTCACCGGGCAAGGCCTGGGCGAGCAGCTAGGCTTGCAGGCACACGTATACCTCGACAAGCTAGAGAACGTGGGCGGTAGCACTTGGGTGAATGCCAACGGCTACATGCTCTACGATGGCGACCATCGCCGGGAGGCGGCCGCTTGCCTGATCGAATCCAGCAACGCCCCCTTCTTCCGCCCCGAAAGCGGCAAATGGCGCCAGATGGCCAGCTTCCGGATGGTGTTTGAAGACTTGCCTACCCCCGAAAACTACGTGACCACCTCCGACGATGTGATGCAGCCCGCCGTATTCTTCGGCGGCCCTTCTGCCTACGCCCAGCGCGGTATTGAGCGCATGAAGCAGCAGCTGCCGGAAATCCTGTCCTGCCTGCCCGTCGAGAAAATTATTTACAACGACCCCTATGCTACCGAGGCGCACATCCTGGGTACTGCCCGCATGGGCACCAGCGCGCAGGACAGCGTGGTAGACAAGCACTTGCGCCACCACCAATACCGCAACCTGTTTGTGCTGGGGGCCAGCAGCTTCACTACCTACACCCCCGCCAACCCTACCCTCACGCTCTCAGCCTTGTCGCTCCTGGCCGCCGATCAGTCTTTCTCTTCCACCCACTCTGCAACCTAA
- a CDS encoding glycoside hydrolase family 43 protein produces MPASNRPSPLQAFLAALVTLLLHSSGLSAQSIELVNPILAGFYPDPSIVRVGSDYYLVNSTFAYFPGIPVMHSKDLKNWKQIGNVISRPSQMNFLGDRMTRGLFAPAIEHHNGTYYVTCTMIDHKGNFVVTAKNPAGPWSDPVFLPQVRGIDPSLYFESDKAYVIYNSDPPDNKPLYDGHRSIKIIELNPQTLQTVGEAKIVVNGGVDLSKKPVWIEGPHLMKRNDWYYLYAAEGGTSVNHTEVVFRGKSPWGPFTPYEHNPILSQRELPKDRKDPITSAGHAQFVEGPDGKTYAIFLAVRPYEGNHYNTGRETFIVPVEWKDEWPVMVPGPNGVQYSYKASFPEVKQPGALPQNGNFAYTLSFDKQLVPELLFMRTVDSSNFSLSKAKGLTLKLKPETVAETGNPAFVGKRQQHMYCTTETELTFAPKTVNEKAGLVVFQDEKHFYYLCKSTDGGKRVLQLLKSTADPKNPEQLAQVPLQSATSKVQLRIQAAGDTYSFAYSENGKTWNTLKDKVDARFLSTQTAGGFIGCVFGMYATSSGQPSSNTASFKWLKYSGNDPVYK; encoded by the coding sequence ATGCCCGCATCGAACCGCCCCAGCCCCCTGCAAGCTTTTCTTGCTGCTTTAGTGACCCTACTGCTTCATTCTTCGGGGCTTTCTGCGCAATCGATTGAGCTGGTAAATCCTATTCTGGCCGGCTTCTACCCCGATCCGAGCATCGTGCGGGTGGGCTCAGATTACTACCTGGTGAACTCCACCTTTGCGTATTTTCCCGGCATTCCGGTGATGCACAGTAAGGACCTAAAAAACTGGAAGCAAATCGGTAACGTCATTAGCCGGCCTTCGCAGATGAACTTCCTGGGCGACCGGATGACCCGCGGGCTGTTTGCGCCGGCCATTGAGCACCACAACGGCACGTACTACGTCACTTGCACCATGATTGACCACAAGGGCAACTTTGTGGTAACGGCCAAGAACCCGGCTGGCCCCTGGAGCGACCCGGTGTTTCTGCCCCAGGTGCGGGGCATCGACCCCTCATTGTATTTTGAGAGCGACAAGGCCTACGTTATCTACAACAGCGACCCACCCGACAACAAGCCGCTCTACGATGGCCACCGCTCCATCAAGATTATCGAGTTGAACCCGCAGACCCTGCAAACGGTAGGGGAGGCCAAAATCGTGGTGAACGGTGGCGTGGACCTCAGCAAAAAGCCCGTCTGGATTGAAGGCCCGCACCTGATGAAGCGCAACGATTGGTACTACCTCTACGCAGCCGAGGGCGGCACGTCGGTGAACCACACGGAGGTAGTATTTCGGGGCAAGTCGCCGTGGGGGCCCTTCACGCCTTATGAGCACAACCCCATCCTGTCGCAGCGGGAACTGCCTAAGGACCGCAAAGACCCCATCACCTCGGCCGGGCACGCGCAGTTTGTGGAAGGGCCGGACGGGAAAACCTACGCCATTTTTCTGGCCGTGCGGCCTTATGAGGGCAACCATTATAATACGGGCCGCGAAACGTTTATCGTGCCCGTAGAGTGGAAAGACGAGTGGCCAGTAATGGTGCCCGGCCCCAATGGCGTGCAGTACTCCTACAAAGCCAGCTTTCCTGAGGTGAAGCAGCCGGGCGCGCTGCCGCAAAACGGGAACTTCGCCTACACTCTTTCCTTCGACAAGCAGCTGGTACCGGAGCTCCTCTTTATGCGCACTGTAGATAGCTCAAATTTTTCGTTGAGCAAAGCCAAAGGGCTCACGCTCAAGCTGAAGCCCGAAACGGTGGCTGAAACCGGCAACCCCGCCTTCGTGGGTAAGCGGCAGCAGCACATGTACTGTACCACTGAAACGGAGCTGACCTTTGCGCCAAAAACGGTCAATGAAAAAGCAGGGCTAGTGGTATTTCAGGACGAAAAGCACTTTTACTACCTCTGCAAATCGACCGACGGCGGCAAGCGCGTGCTCCAACTCCTCAAAAGCACCGCCGACCCTAAAAATCCGGAGCAGCTGGCTCAGGTTCCCCTTCAATCGGCCACTAGCAAAGTGCAGCTGCGCATCCAGGCCGCCGGCGACACCTACAGCTTCGCGTATTCGGAAAACGGCAAGACGTGGAACACTCTGAAAGACAAGGTAGACGCCCGCTTCCTAAGCACGCAGACGGCGGGCGGCTTCATTGGCTGCGTGTTCGGGATGTACGCCACCTCCTCGGGGCAGCCTAGTAGCAACACCGCTTCCTTCAAATGGCTGAAATACAGCGGCAACGACCCTGTATATAAGTAG
- a CDS encoding glycoside hydrolase family 127 protein, whose product MPLLGNAQSTPLQSFPVSAVHLLDSPFQQAQQTDKAYILALDPDRLLAPYLAEAGIQPKAERYGNWENTGLDGHIGGHYLSALALMYAATGDAQVQQRLTYMIDELDRCQQKNGNGYLGGVPGGKAMWQQVKAGNIKANSFGLNDKWVPLYNLHKTYAGLRDAYLIGGNAKAKDMLIKLTDWAIDLTANLTDAQIQDILRSEHGGLNEVFADVADITGDAKYRKLAERFSHRAVLDPLLDQKDVLNGMHANTQIPKVIGFERVAEVGGDPAWANAASFFWKTVVDNRTVSIGGNSVSEHFNPTDNFTSMLESTEGPETCNTYNMLKLSKQLYLSSASTRYLDFYERAMYNHILSSQHPEGGFVYFTPMRPRHYRVYSQPQEGFWCCVGSGLENHGKYGELVYAHRKEQELLVNLFLPSRLTWAEQGLTLTQQTKFPYEEQSQLQLQLKKPRTFALSIRQPSWVPAGQMTIQVNGKAVTPTTAEPGYATVTRKWRSGDVVTVALPMHTTAEYMPDRSPWVSFVHGPLVLAAVTDTTDLAGLHANGQRMAHVASGPLYPVEEAPLLVSTSSNVAEGIKPIAGKPMTFSAASLISSEKYRNVQLVPFYQIQDARYMVYWPVTTPEGLAARKEEIRRRDTEKRALEARTIDQVTPGEQQPESDHNFQSDRSETGIYRNRHWRHAAGWFSYQLRNPQRAARALRVTYAGGDRNRQFTILANGAPLAKVTLKGNQKGDFYDEEYALPESLRGANAPTTLTVKFEAAPGSTAGGVYDVRLLR is encoded by the coding sequence ATGCCACTGCTAGGCAATGCGCAGTCGACGCCGCTACAGAGCTTTCCGGTGTCGGCGGTGCACCTGCTGGACAGCCCGTTTCAGCAGGCCCAGCAGACCGATAAGGCCTACATCCTGGCCCTCGACCCCGACCGGCTGTTGGCGCCCTACTTGGCTGAGGCTGGCATTCAGCCGAAGGCGGAGCGCTACGGCAACTGGGAAAATACCGGCCTCGACGGTCACATTGGCGGGCACTACCTCTCGGCGCTGGCCCTCATGTACGCCGCCACCGGCGACGCGCAGGTGCAGCAGCGCCTCACCTATATGATTGACGAGCTGGACCGCTGCCAGCAGAAAAACGGCAACGGCTACCTCGGGGGCGTACCGGGTGGCAAAGCCATGTGGCAGCAAGTAAAGGCCGGCAACATCAAGGCCAACAGCTTTGGGTTGAACGACAAGTGGGTACCGCTCTACAACCTGCACAAAACCTACGCCGGCCTGCGCGACGCCTACCTAATTGGCGGCAACGCCAAGGCCAAAGACATGCTCATTAAGCTGACGGATTGGGCCATCGACCTTACGGCCAACCTCACCGATGCACAAATTCAGGACATACTGCGCAGTGAGCATGGCGGCTTAAACGAGGTATTTGCAGATGTGGCTGACATAACCGGCGATGCGAAGTATCGGAAGCTGGCCGAGCGCTTCTCGCACCGGGCCGTGCTGGATCCACTGCTGGACCAAAAAGACGTGCTCAACGGCATGCACGCCAACACGCAGATTCCGAAAGTGATTGGCTTTGAGCGTGTGGCGGAGGTAGGCGGCGACCCAGCCTGGGCCAATGCTGCGTCGTTTTTCTGGAAAACGGTGGTAGACAACCGCACGGTGAGTATCGGGGGTAACAGTGTAAGCGAGCACTTCAACCCAACCGACAACTTCACCTCCATGCTCGAAAGCACGGAAGGCCCGGAGACGTGCAATACGTATAACATGCTCAAGCTCAGCAAGCAATTGTACCTCAGCAGTGCTTCTACCCGCTACCTCGATTTTTACGAGCGGGCGATGTACAACCATATTCTCTCGTCGCAGCACCCTGAAGGCGGCTTCGTGTACTTCACGCCCATGCGCCCGCGCCACTACCGTGTGTACTCGCAGCCGCAGGAAGGCTTCTGGTGCTGCGTGGGCTCGGGGCTGGAAAACCACGGCAAGTACGGCGAGCTAGTATACGCCCATCGCAAGGAGCAGGAGCTGCTGGTGAACCTGTTCCTACCCTCGCGCCTCACCTGGGCTGAGCAGGGCCTGACGCTAACGCAGCAGACCAAGTTTCCCTACGAGGAGCAGTCGCAGCTACAGTTGCAACTGAAAAAGCCGCGTACGTTTGCGCTTAGCATTCGGCAGCCTAGCTGGGTGCCAGCGGGGCAGATGACGATTCAGGTAAATGGTAAAGCCGTGACGCCTACCACCGCCGAACCGGGCTACGCCACCGTGACGCGCAAGTGGCGCTCGGGCGACGTGGTGACGGTGGCCCTACCTATGCACACCACCGCCGAGTACATGCCCGATCGTTCGCCCTGGGTGTCGTTTGTGCACGGCCCGCTGGTGCTGGCCGCCGTGACGGATACCACCGACCTAGCCGGTTTGCACGCCAACGGCCAGCGCATGGCGCACGTGGCAAGCGGACCGCTCTACCCCGTGGAGGAAGCGCCGCTACTCGTTTCTACCAGCTCGAATGTGGCCGAAGGCATCAAGCCCATAGCGGGCAAGCCGATGACCTTTAGCGCCGCCAGCCTGATTAGCTCCGAGAAGTACCGCAACGTGCAGCTGGTGCCATTCTATCAGATTCAGGATGCGCGCTACATGGTATACTGGCCCGTGACAACGCCCGAAGGCTTGGCTGCCCGCAAGGAAGAAATCCGTCGCCGCGACACTGAAAAACGTGCGCTGGAAGCCCGTACCATCGACCAGGTGACGCCCGGCGAGCAGCAGCCCGAGTCGGACCACAATTTCCAGAGCGACCGGTCGGAGACAGGTATCTACCGCAACCGCCATTGGCGGCACGCGGCGGGCTGGTTCAGCTACCAGTTGCGCAACCCCCAGCGGGCCGCCCGTGCCCTGCGCGTGACCTACGCCGGCGGCGACCGAAACCGGCAGTTTACCATTCTGGCCAATGGTGCACCGCTGGCTAAAGTGACGCTGAAAGGCAACCAGAAAGGCGACTTCTATGACGAGGAGTATGCCCTACCCGAGTCGCTACGTGGCGCCAACGCCCCCACCACGCTCACCGTGAAGTTTGAGGCCGCACCGGGTTCCACGGCAGGCGGCGTCTACGACGTGCGACTGCTGCGCTGA
- a CDS encoding glycosyl hydrolase 115 family protein, with translation MLSLAVPRRFTFLLLTGLTLTAAQPALALDGTSYVTSKKQKGSFALEAGGKAAPLFASAQDWPGVLRAARDLQADINRVTSVTPTLTTDKAPTGKEVVLIGTIGKSPLIDQLVRDKKLDVSGVAGKWEVFVEQLVEKPMPGVDRALVIAGSDKRGTIYGIYDLSEQMGVSPWYWWADVPTKPQKALYVAAGRHTQGEPKVKYRGIFINDEAPAMSGWTKEKFGGFNSKMYTHMFELILRLKGNYLWPAMWGNAFNDDDSQNPVLADEYGIVMGTSHHEPLTRAHDEWRRYGKGPWNYQTNPDVLREFWRGGMQRMGTRENVVTIGMRGDGDEPMSEGSNIALLEKIVADQRQLIADVTGKPAEQTPQMWALYKEVQDYYDKGMRVPDDVTLLLCDDNWGNIRKLPKLGDKPRQGGYGIYYHFDYVGGPRNYKWLNTNPLPRIREQMHLAHEYGANQIWVVNVGDLKPMELPISFFLDYAWNPDNIKADEVGEYTRQWAAQQFGEKHAAGIAGILAKYAKYNARRKPELLSQNTYSLTNYDEFATVVADYNQLLTQAEAIGRQLPAAYQDSYFELVLHPVLACANLNELYYTVALNHEAAKNNRANTNELAARAKMLFEMDAEITRRYHSLADGKWNHMMDQMHIGYKAWHDEKEDKMPEVQTIAESAATAPALVVAAPAQKPRPTPKPGAAFAEADGYVSMEAAHYSKAVDGNQAKWQTIPDLGRTLSGVSTYPTTAPATTPGATAPHLEYRVQLATTGPVTVQTYLAPTLNFTSGEGLRYAVSFDDEEPQIVNLHTGMVADNGNRPWEKAVAESIILKTTKHTLATPGEHVLKFWRVDPAVVLEKLVVDCGGLKPSYLGPPESATSAVPAP, from the coding sequence ATGCTTTCCCTAGCCGTTCCCCGTCGCTTCACCTTCCTACTCCTCACTGGCCTGACCCTCACGGCTGCCCAGCCCGCTCTGGCGCTGGATGGCACCTCCTACGTCACGTCAAAAAAGCAGAAGGGTAGCTTCGCGCTGGAAGCTGGCGGCAAAGCCGCGCCGCTCTTCGCCAGCGCTCAGGATTGGCCGGGTGTGTTGCGCGCCGCCCGGGATTTGCAGGCCGACATCAACCGTGTGACGAGCGTGACGCCTACCCTCACCACCGACAAGGCCCCTACTGGCAAAGAAGTGGTGCTGATTGGGACCATCGGCAAGAGTCCGCTCATCGACCAGCTGGTGCGCGACAAGAAGCTTGACGTATCGGGCGTGGCGGGTAAGTGGGAAGTATTTGTGGAACAGCTGGTAGAGAAGCCAATGCCGGGCGTAGACCGCGCCCTGGTCATTGCCGGAAGCGACAAGCGCGGCACCATCTACGGCATCTACGACTTGTCAGAGCAAATGGGCGTGTCGCCGTGGTACTGGTGGGCCGACGTGCCTACTAAGCCGCAGAAGGCCCTGTACGTGGCGGCGGGTAGGCACACGCAGGGTGAGCCCAAAGTGAAGTACCGCGGCATCTTCATCAACGACGAAGCGCCGGCCATGTCGGGCTGGACCAAGGAGAAGTTCGGCGGTTTCAACTCGAAGATGTATACCCACATGTTCGAGCTGATCTTGCGCCTGAAGGGCAACTACCTATGGCCCGCCATGTGGGGCAACGCCTTCAACGACGACGACTCACAAAACCCGGTGCTAGCCGATGAATATGGCATCGTGATGGGTACCTCGCACCACGAGCCCCTTACACGAGCTCACGACGAGTGGCGCCGCTATGGCAAAGGCCCCTGGAACTACCAGACCAACCCCGATGTGCTGCGCGAGTTCTGGCGCGGCGGCATGCAGCGCATGGGCACTCGCGAAAACGTGGTCACCATTGGCATGCGTGGCGACGGCGACGAGCCCATGAGCGAGGGCAGCAACATTGCTCTATTGGAGAAGATTGTGGCTGATCAGCGCCAGCTTATTGCCGACGTGACCGGCAAGCCCGCCGAGCAAACCCCGCAGATGTGGGCCCTCTACAAAGAGGTGCAGGACTACTACGACAAAGGCATGCGTGTGCCTGATGACGTGACCCTGCTGCTCTGCGACGACAACTGGGGCAACATCCGCAAGCTGCCCAAGCTCGGCGACAAGCCCCGCCAGGGCGGCTACGGCATCTACTACCACTTCGACTATGTAGGCGGCCCACGCAACTACAAGTGGCTGAACACAAATCCACTACCGCGTATCCGGGAGCAGATGCACCTAGCCCATGAGTACGGCGCCAACCAGATTTGGGTGGTGAACGTGGGCGACCTGAAGCCCATGGAGCTGCCCATCAGCTTCTTCCTCGACTACGCCTGGAACCCCGACAACATCAAAGCCGATGAGGTAGGCGAGTACACCCGGCAATGGGCCGCCCAGCAGTTTGGCGAAAAGCACGCCGCGGGCATTGCCGGCATTCTGGCCAAGTACGCCAAGTACAACGCCCGCCGCAAGCCCGAGCTGCTGAGTCAGAATACCTATAGCCTAACCAACTACGATGAGTTTGCCACCGTGGTAGCCGACTACAACCAGCTGCTAACCCAGGCCGAAGCCATTGGTCGCCAGCTGCCCGCCGCCTACCAGGACAGCTACTTTGAACTGGTGCTGCACCCGGTATTGGCCTGCGCTAACCTCAACGAGCTGTACTATACCGTAGCCCTGAACCACGAAGCCGCCAAAAACAACCGCGCCAACACCAATGAGCTGGCGGCCAGGGCTAAGATGCTGTTTGAGATGGATGCTGAAATCACGCGTCGCTATCATTCTTTGGCCGACGGCAAGTGGAACCACATGATGGACCAGATGCACATCGGCTACAAAGCTTGGCACGACGAGAAAGAAGACAAGATGCCGGAGGTTCAGACTATTGCCGAGTCGGCTGCTACGGCGCCGGCGCTGGTCGTAGCTGCGCCTGCGCAGAAACCGCGGCCTACCCCCAAGCCGGGCGCGGCTTTCGCAGAGGCCGATGGCTACGTGTCGATGGAGGCGGCGCACTATAGCAAAGCCGTGGACGGCAACCAGGCGAAGTGGCAAACCATTCCGGACCTGGGCCGCACGTTGTCGGGCGTTAGCACCTACCCAACAACGGCGCCAGCTACGACGCCCGGCGCCACGGCGCCGCATTTAGAGTACCGGGTGCAGCTAGCCACAACCGGTCCCGTAACGGTACAGACCTACCTGGCGCCTACTCTCAACTTCACCAGCGGCGAGGGGCTGCGCTACGCCGTGTCGTTCGATGATGAAGAACCACAAATCGTAAACCTGCACACGGGCATGGTAGCCGACAACGGCAACCGTCCCTGGGAAAAGGCTGTGGCCGAGAGCATCATTCTGAAAACCACGAAGCACACCCTGGCCACGCCAGGCGAGCATGTGCTAAAGTTCTGGCGCGTGGACCCAGCCGTGGTACTGGAAAAGCTGGTGGTAGACTGTGGCGGACTGAAACCCAGCTACCTGGGGCCGCCGGAAAGCGCAACCAGCGCTGTGCCAGCACCTTAA